From Colias croceus chromosome 24, ilColCroc2.1, the proteins below share one genomic window:
- the LOC123702976 gene encoding C-terminal-binding protein isoform X1 — MDKRKMLPKRARMDSIRGPIANGPLQSRPLVALLDGRDCTVEMPILKDVATVAFCDAQSTSEIHEKVLNEAVGALMWHTIILTKEDLEKFKALRIIVRIGSGVDNIDVKAAGELGIAVCNVPGYGVEEVADTTMCLILNLYRRTYWLANMVRDGKKFTGPEQVREAAAGCARIRGDTLGIVGLGRIGSAVALRAKAFGFNVIFYDPYLPDGIEKSLGLTRVYTLQDLLFQSDCVSLHCSLNEHNHHLINEFTIKQMRPGAFLVNTARGGLVDDEALAAALKQGRIRAAALDVHENEPFNVFQGPLKDALNLLCTPHAAFYSDASAQELREMAASEIRRAIVGRIPDCLRNCVNKDYFLAGSGGGVGGVGGVGGGGVGAGGALGGGAAAPYSESMNGGYYGGTQAAHSTTAVHEPPAIAPQPAPQPSQPQPPISLPPINTSDPANHQMKQESSDVH; from the exons GCCGCTGGTGGCCCTGCTGGACGGGCGCGACTGCACCGTCGAGATGCCGATACTGAAGGACGTCGCGACGGTCGCGTTCTGCGACGCGCAGTCCACGTCCGAGATACACGAGAAGGTGCTGAACGAGGCGGTCGGCGCGCTCATGTGGCACACGATCATACTCACCAAGGAGGACCTGGAGAAGTTCAAGGCGCTGCGGATCATCGTGCGCATTGGATCCGGCGTCGATAATATTGACGTCAAAGCCGCTGGCGAGCTGG GCATAGCGGTGTGCAATGTGCCCGGCTACGGCGTGGAGGAGGTGGCCGACACGACCATGTGCCTCATACTGAACCTGTACCGGCGGACGTACTGGCTCGCCAACATGGTGCGCGACGGCAAGAAGTTCACAG GTCCGGAGCAAGTGCGCGAGGCGGCGGCGGGGTGCGCGCGCATCCGCGGCGACACGCTCGGCATCGTGGGGCTCGGCCGCATCGGCTCGGCCGTCGCGCTCAGGGCCAAGGCGTTCGGCTTCAACGTCATCTTCTACGACCCCTACCTGCCCGACGGCATCGAGAAGTCGCTCGGCCTCACCAGGGTGTACACGCTGCAG GACCTTTTATTCCAGAGTGACTGTGTCTCATTACACTGCAGCTTAAACGAGCACAATCACCACTTAATCAATGAGTTCACTATAAAACAAATGCGTCCAG GCGCGTTCCTGGTGAACACGGCGCGCGGCGGGCTGGTGGACGACGAGGCGCTGGCGGCGGCGCTGAAGCAGGGCCGCATCCGGGCAGCCGCGCTAGATGTGCACGAGAACGAGCCCTTCAACGTGTTCCAG gGCCCGCTGAAGGACGCGCTGAACCTGCTGTGCACGCCGCACGCCGCGTTCTACTCGGACGCGTCCGCGCAGGAGCTGCGCGAGATGGCCGCCTCCGAGATCCGCCGCGCCATCGTCGGCCGCATACCCGACTGCCTGCGCAACTGCGTCAACAAG GACTACTTCCTGGCGGGCAGCGGCGGCGGCGTGGGCGGGGTGGGCGGCGTGGGCGGGGGCGGCGTGGGGGCGGGCGGGGCGCTGGGCGGCGGCGCGGCGGCCCCGTACAGCGAGAGCATGAACGGCGGCTACTACGGGGGCACGCAGGCGGCGCACTCCACCACGGCGGTGCACGAGCCGCCCGCCATCGCGCCGCAGCCCGCGCCGCAGCCCAGCCAGCCGCAGCCGCCCATCTCGCTG CCGCCAATCAACACATCGGACCCGGCTAACCACCAGATGAAGCAGGAGAGCTCGGACGTGCACTAG
- the LOC123702923 gene encoding cilia- and flagella-associated protein 58-like, with translation MDTVEEEDFGAAIVIGSETTEAEKEYERVLEQMRESEGLKLYTDVYTKLYDSYYKLKEENIAHQENIAGLTHKVGRYDGAINTYLNEISDSNKTIDKLRAEIEEARALADAMHARELASVESLETMKKTVTRLEKELDARKRAGDDDAGATSAVKEKEKFEKEKARLQGELDGVKLRLTNALGYIEELEQKNTAADENIAKLEEQLEEADNNAVRQNRLVDHLKGESTTLKSEVESRGNQINSLKDKLTKAEKTIDRRDRQLKDINHKLDVAQQEQEAASNKAAQLREQLDFTNAEFDKTKQALTNTSKELKNTIDDGNRLRNEVSKLTKQGVQQMKKYQLLEQAKAGVEHDRENLRQQVSVMEREIMLNKKQAEADRREIENMNREKEIFNKNMQKIQNEAMENLLIISRQEQRRKQLEHELEVSGSQVNKQRLIIRQLEKDKDRMLEDTIALNEKIDEISEEVRLRTADILDLKKALRDEGINSRKLSVALDTTRAERNMLHKNHTEALDEIQDLKQKLKMLAYQIEQLKEDISGKESALKSCEGALSKCSKRAEQLRADVQAAAARHADLRAELAAARQEEARLARALQESDAAKAKLQKEVEGLVSERDVVGAQLVRRNDEIALLYEKIRILELTLHRGERQYEQRVEDIRLLRLEIIRLRKEKNLLSKGIENMTDLRLEVFNLERELGRERLRVRALEEALETPLNVHRWRKLQGTDPDSVHLTHKLRLTQRKVLAQSEMLVLKDRELKETRNLYGAVKDMLALQPSPEIQQTLNRTQRALAQRTTKMKCLIAELSMREKQVTDLRLELDKVNEDLNSFKQKYYEMKRALDADEARRLKIPTP, from the exons atggatACCGTGGAGGAAGAAGACTTTGGGGCTGCTATCGTCATTGGTTCTGAAACTACGGAAGCAGAGAAGGAATATGAAAGA GTTCTCGAACAAATGCGAGAGTCAGAAGGGCTCAAATTATATACAGACGTATATACAAAGCTATACGACTCTTATTATAAGCTGAAGGAAGAGAATATCGCTCACCAGGAGAATATAGCTGGTTTAACG CATAAAGTGGGTCGTTACGATGGCGCTATTAACACCTACCTCAATGAAATATCTGACTCGAATAAAACTATTGATAAGTTGCGAGCTGAGATTG AGGAAGCCCGAGCGCTAGCGGACGCTATGCACGCGCGAGAACTGGCAAGCGTGGAATCTCTGGAGACGATGAAGAAGACCGTCACAAGGCTGGAGAAAGAGCTAGATGCAAGGAAACGCGCGGGGGACGATGATGC AGGTGCAACATCAGCGGTAAAAGAAAAAGAGAAATTCGAAAAGGAAAAAGCACGTCTTCAAGGTGAATTGGATGGAGTCAAATTGAGATTAACCAATGCACTCGGTTATATAGAGGAGTTGGAACAGAAGAATACAGCAGCTGATGAGAATATAGCTAAATTGGAAGAACAATTGGAG GAAGCAGATAACAATGCAGTTAGACAAAACAGACTAGTGGATCATCTCAAAGGTGAGAGTACGACACTTAAAAGTGAAGTGGAAAGTCGAGGGAATCAAATTAACAGTCTTAAAGATAAG CTAACAAAAGCAGAGAAAACGATCGACAGACGCGACAGACAGCTCAAAGATATAAATCACAAGCTGGATGTAGCTCAACAGGAACAAGAAGCAGCTTCAAATAAAGCAGCTCAACTTAGAGAACAGCTTGACTTTACTAATGCTGAGTTTGATAAAACTAAACAAGCGTTAACTAACACTAGTAAGGAACTTAAG AACACGATAGACGATGGAAACCGTCTGCGCAACGAAGTGTCCAAGCTGACGAAGCAGGGCGTGCAGCAGATGAAGAAGTACCAGCTGTTGGAACAGGCCAAGGCCGGAGTGGAACATGATAG AGAGAATTTGAGACAGCAAGTGAGCGTCATGGAGAGAGAGATCATGTTAAACAAGAAACAAGCTGAAGCTGATAGAAGAGAGATAGAGAACATGAACAGAGAGAAGGAGATATTCAATAAGAACATGCAGAAGATTCAGA ACGAAGCCATGGAGAACCTGTTAATCATCAGCCGCCAAGAACAGCGGCGGAAGCAGTTGGAGCATGAACTGGAGGTGTCCGGGTCGCAGGTGAACAAGCAGCGGCTCATCATCAGACAGCTGGAGAAGGATAAGGACAG AATGCTTGAAGACACAATAGCTCTAAATGAGAAAATTGACGAAATATCCG AGGAGGTCCGACTCCGCACCGCCGATATCCTGGACCTCAAGAAAGCCCTCCGCGATGAGGGCATCAACAGCAGAAAGCTCTCCGTGGCACTCGACACAACGAGGGCTGAACGCAACATGCTGCACAAAAACCATACGGAAGCGCTGGATGAGATACAGGATCTGAAACAGAAGCTTAAG ATGCTGGCGTACCAAATCGAGCAGCTCAAAGAGGACATAAGCGGCAAGGAGAGCGCGCTCAAGTCGTGCGAGGGCGCGCTCAGCAAGTGCAGCAAGCGCGCCGAGCAGCTGCGCGCCGACGTGCAGGCGGCCGCCGCGCGGCACGCCGACCTGCGCGCCGAGCTCGCGGCCGCGCGGCAGGAGGAGGCGCGCCTTGCCCGCGCGCTGCAG GAAAGCGATGCAGCTAAAGCGAAGCTACAAAAAGAGGTGGAAGGTCTGGTGAGCGAACGTGATGTGGTCGGCGCTCAGCTCGTGCGACGGAACGACGAAATTGCGTTATTGTATGAGAAAATACGAATATTGGAGCTAACGTTGCATAGAG GTGAACGACAATACGAGCAAAGAGTTGAAGACATCCGACTTCTTCGACTGGAGATTATACGTCTACGCAAAGAGAAGAACCTATTATCAAAGGGAATTGAAAATATGACAGACTTAAGATTAGag GTGTTCAATTTGGAGCGCGAGTTGGGCCGCGAGCGTCTCCGCGTGCGCGCGCTCGAGGAGGCGCTCGAGACGCCGCTCAACGTGCACCGCTGGCGCAAGCTGCAGGGCACAGACCCCGACAGCGTGCACCTCACGCACAAGCTGCGCCTCACGCAGAG GAAAGTTCTAGCCCAAAGCGAAATGTTGGTGCTAAAAGATCGTGAATTGAAAGAAACTAGGAATTTGTACGGCGCCGTCAAAGACATGCTTGCGTTACAACCAAGCCCTGAGATAcag CAAACTTTGAACAGGACACAGCGCGCCCTTGCACAAAGAACGACgaaaatgaaatgtttaatAGCTG AACTAAGCATGCGTGAGAAGCAAGTGACGGATTTACGTTTAGAGCTGGACAAAGTGAACGAAGATTTGAACTCGTTCAAGCAGAAATACTATGAAATGAAGAGAGCTTTGGACGCGGATGAAGCACGCCGACTTAAAATACCCACGCCTTGa
- the LOC123702976 gene encoding C-terminal-binding protein isoform X2 has protein sequence MDKRKMLPKRARMDSIRGPIANGPLQSRPLVALLDGRDCTVEMPILKDVATVAFCDAQSTSEIHEKVLNEAVGALMWHTIILTKEDLEKFKALRIIVRIGSGVDNIDVKAAGELGIAVCNVPGYGVEEVADTTMCLILNLYRRTYWLANMVRDGKKFTGPEQVREAAAGCARIRGDTLGIVGLGRIGSAVALRAKAFGFNVIFYDPYLPDGIEKSLGLTRVYTLQDLLFQSDCVSLHCSLNEHNHHLINEFTIKQMRPGAFLVNTARGGLVDDEALAAALKQGRIRAAALDVHENEPFNVFQGPLKDALNLLCTPHAAFYSDASAQELREMAASEIRRAIVGRIPDCLRNCVNKDYFLPPINTSDPANHQMKQESSDVH, from the exons GCCGCTGGTGGCCCTGCTGGACGGGCGCGACTGCACCGTCGAGATGCCGATACTGAAGGACGTCGCGACGGTCGCGTTCTGCGACGCGCAGTCCACGTCCGAGATACACGAGAAGGTGCTGAACGAGGCGGTCGGCGCGCTCATGTGGCACACGATCATACTCACCAAGGAGGACCTGGAGAAGTTCAAGGCGCTGCGGATCATCGTGCGCATTGGATCCGGCGTCGATAATATTGACGTCAAAGCCGCTGGCGAGCTGG GCATAGCGGTGTGCAATGTGCCCGGCTACGGCGTGGAGGAGGTGGCCGACACGACCATGTGCCTCATACTGAACCTGTACCGGCGGACGTACTGGCTCGCCAACATGGTGCGCGACGGCAAGAAGTTCACAG GTCCGGAGCAAGTGCGCGAGGCGGCGGCGGGGTGCGCGCGCATCCGCGGCGACACGCTCGGCATCGTGGGGCTCGGCCGCATCGGCTCGGCCGTCGCGCTCAGGGCCAAGGCGTTCGGCTTCAACGTCATCTTCTACGACCCCTACCTGCCCGACGGCATCGAGAAGTCGCTCGGCCTCACCAGGGTGTACACGCTGCAG GACCTTTTATTCCAGAGTGACTGTGTCTCATTACACTGCAGCTTAAACGAGCACAATCACCACTTAATCAATGAGTTCACTATAAAACAAATGCGTCCAG GCGCGTTCCTGGTGAACACGGCGCGCGGCGGGCTGGTGGACGACGAGGCGCTGGCGGCGGCGCTGAAGCAGGGCCGCATCCGGGCAGCCGCGCTAGATGTGCACGAGAACGAGCCCTTCAACGTGTTCCAG gGCCCGCTGAAGGACGCGCTGAACCTGCTGTGCACGCCGCACGCCGCGTTCTACTCGGACGCGTCCGCGCAGGAGCTGCGCGAGATGGCCGCCTCCGAGATCCGCCGCGCCATCGTCGGCCGCATACCCGACTGCCTGCGCAACTGCGTCAACAAG GACTACTTCCTG CCGCCAATCAACACATCGGACCCGGCTAACCACCAGATGAAGCAGGAGAGCTCGGACGTGCACTAG